A stretch of the Polaribacter pacificus genome encodes the following:
- a CDS encoding head GIN domain-containing protein has translation MKKNIIISCVLLILSFSTQAQNWWGNSKSIRGNGHVVTENRKTSSYDGISIGGSFDVILVKGKEGKITLRGEENILKYIETEVSGSTLKIQYKRNTNIRTTRKLTITIPYRDIDKISLGGSGNITAKELIKADEMALSIGGSGNINLKIDANELKTSIGGSGSINVSGSSKELTCSIAGSGSIKAYDLKTSIVNANIAGSGSIRTTVANQIKANVVGSGNIYYRGNPKKISSKSVGSGSIIDKN, from the coding sequence ATGAAAAAAAATATCATTATTAGCTGCGTACTGCTAATCTTAAGTTTTAGTACACAAGCACAAAATTGGTGGGGAAACTCTAAGAGCATTCGAGGTAATGGTCATGTAGTAACTGAAAACAGAAAAACATCAAGTTATGATGGCATTAGTATTGGTGGTTCTTTTGATGTGATACTCGTTAAAGGAAAAGAAGGCAAAATAACACTGAGAGGTGAAGAAAACATCCTAAAGTATATTGAAACAGAGGTTTCGGGTTCTACTCTAAAAATCCAGTACAAGAGAAATACGAATATTAGAACTACAAGAAAACTAACAATAACGATCCCATATAGAGACATTGATAAAATATCTTTAGGGGGTTCTGGTAACATCACTGCAAAAGAATTAATCAAGGCAGATGAAATGGCTCTTAGTATAGGTGGATCAGGAAACATTAATTTAAAGATTGATGCCAATGAGCTTAAAACCTCTATTGGTGGCTCTGGAAGCATTAACGTTTCTGGTAGCTCTAAAGAGTTGACCTGTTCTATTGCAGGGTCTGGGAGTATTAAGGCCTATGATTTAAAAACCTCTATAGTAAACGCAAACATAGCCGGATCTGGAAGCATTAGAACTACTGTTGCCAATCAAATCAAAGCAAATGTAGTAGGGTCTGGTAATATTTATTATAGAGGAAATCCTAAAAAGATTTCTAGTAAATCTGTAGGATCTGGAAGTATCATAGATAAGAATTAA
- a CDS encoding GNAT family N-acetyltransferase gives MIQIKKITAAQTHPIRLKVLRNGLDLPVVLDGDTHSDSFHLGAFEEKTLIAVSSYIKTNNALFNQPQYQLRGMATSNEHTRKGCGKAMLQFAEDILIEKGCKSLWFNAREGALLFYKKMGYQIVGEPFEILEIGIHYQMYKEL, from the coding sequence ATGATCCAAATTAAAAAAATAACAGCAGCTCAAACACATCCAATTCGGTTAAAAGTTTTAAGAAATGGCCTTGATTTACCTGTGGTTCTTGATGGAGATACCCATTCTGATAGTTTTCACTTAGGAGCATTTGAAGAAAAAACGTTGATTGCTGTTTCTTCTTATATAAAAACCAACAATGCGTTATTTAATCAGCCTCAATATCAACTTCGAGGAATGGCAACCAGTAACGAGCACACTAGAAAAGGGTGTGGAAAAGCAATGTTGCAATTTGCCGAAGATATTCTTATTGAAAAAGGCTGTAAATCACTTTGGTTTAATGCTAGAGAAGGTGCCCTCTTATTTTATAAAAAAATGGGTTACCAAATTGTCGGTGAACCTTTTGAAATTCTAGAAATAGGTATTCATTATCAAATGTATAAAGAACTGTAA
- a CDS encoding rhomboid family intramembrane serine protease, protein MNQVLIVLIAANVLISMKGFKDYSFLNRYKFQIGKIRNGEKERMLTSGFLHVDWMHLGFNMYALYLFGDIVANNLGTASFLAIYIGSLLAGSLYSLTYHKNEMNYSAVGASGAVSGIVYSSILIYPNMSLMLFPLPIPIPAYIFGVGYLVYSIYGMKKQLGNVGHSAHLGGAIGGFVITLVLFPQIFSMNQTMVLLLSVPIVLLLLFGKKLKNL, encoded by the coding sequence ATGAATCAAGTTTTAATTGTATTAATTGCTGCTAATGTGCTTATTTCCATGAAAGGTTTTAAGGATTATTCTTTTTTAAACAGGTACAAATTTCAAATAGGTAAAATACGAAATGGAGAAAAGGAACGTATGCTTACTTCTGGTTTTTTACATGTGGATTGGATGCATTTAGGATTTAATATGTATGCCTTGTATTTGTTTGGTGATATAGTAGCCAACAACCTTGGGACGGCTTCTTTTTTGGCAATTTATATAGGAAGTTTATTAGCAGGGAGTCTTTACTCGTTAACCTACCATAAGAATGAAATGAATTACAGTGCAGTAGGAGCCTCTGGAGCTGTTTCTGGAATCGTTTATTCCTCTATTTTGATATACCCAAATATGAGCTTAATGTTGTTCCCATTACCTATTCCAATTCCGGCTTATATTTTTGGGGTTGGTTATTTGGTATATTCAATCTATGGAATGAAAAAACAACTAGGAAACGTTGGTCATTCTGCGCATCTAGGAGGGGCAATAGGAGGCTTTGTGATTACCTTAGTGCTATTCCCACAAATTTTCTCAATGAATCAAACCATGGTACTTTTATTGTCTGTACCTATCGTTTTGTTGTTGCTTTTTGGAAAGAAACTGAAAAACTTATAA
- a CDS encoding lysophospholipid acyltransferase family protein, giving the protein MHKLVFYLASPIIWLFSKLPFRVLYTISDAIYFLFFYLIGYRKKVVLDNLKLVYPEKSESDLKVIQKKFFMHFVDTLIEAIKAITISETSIKKRYKYKNIELIDSLHAQGKSIILVGAHYGNWEWVVGMPLLTNMDCYCSYTKIQNKKFENLIKDSRSKFGMTCLKSSEIIKGIVKNVKEKKQGLYLLISDQSPMLQKNQYWADFLNVKVPIFMGAEMISKKFDFAVVNMNTTRVKRGYYESEFELITDRPKELEEHQITNKYLRITEAHIHKAPEFYLWSHKRFKHKGKERV; this is encoded by the coding sequence ATGCACAAATTAGTTTTTTATTTAGCTTCCCCTATCATTTGGCTGTTTTCTAAACTGCCTTTTAGAGTTTTATATACAATTTCTGACGCTATATATTTCCTTTTCTTTTACCTGATTGGCTACAGAAAAAAAGTAGTCTTAGATAATTTAAAATTGGTCTATCCAGAAAAATCTGAAAGCGATTTAAAAGTCATTCAAAAAAAGTTTTTTATGCACTTTGTAGACACCTTAATCGAAGCAATTAAGGCTATTACAATCTCAGAGACCAGCATTAAAAAAAGATACAAATACAAAAACATTGAGCTCATTGACTCCTTGCACGCTCAAGGTAAAAGCATTATTCTAGTAGGAGCACATTACGGAAACTGGGAATGGGTTGTTGGGATGCCTCTGTTAACTAACATGGATTGTTATTGTTCTTACACCAAGATTCAGAATAAAAAATTTGAAAACCTCATTAAAGATTCTCGTAGCAAATTTGGCATGACTTGTTTAAAATCAAGCGAAATCATTAAAGGGATTGTTAAGAATGTAAAAGAAAAGAAGCAAGGGCTTTATTTATTGATTAGTGATCAATCTCCAATGCTTCAAAAAAACCAATATTGGGCAGATTTTCTAAACGTTAAGGTCCCTATATTTATGGGGGCAGAAATGATTTCTAAAAAATTTGATTTTGCAGTGGTTAATATGAATACTACTAGAGTCAAAAGAGGGTATTATGAATCAGAATTTGAGCTCATTACAGACAGACCAAAAGAATTAGAAGAACATCAGATTACAAACAAGTACCTACGTATAACGGAAGCACATATACACAAAGCTCCTGAGTTTTACCTATGGTCTCACAAACGGTTTAAGCACAAAGGCAAAGAGAGGGTTTAA
- a CDS encoding aminotransferase class V-fold PLP-dependent enzyme — translation MNSLEQYFDQFRKHIVGVDQTFKSPYGEQQLIYTDWTASGRLYRPIEEKLLNDFGPFVANTHTETSTSGAAMTLAYHEARKIIKSHVNADANDVLITEGSGMTGVVNKFQRILGLKVTESLKEYTEIPDSLRPIVFVSHMEHHSNQTSWLETIADVVVIPCDQQGLICLDSFDKIIKEHEDRPIKIASVTACSNVTGIKTNYHQIAKIIHNYNGLCFVDFACSAPYVDINMHPEDPEAYLDAIFFSPHKFLGGPGTSGVLIFNKKLYKNLVPDNPGGGTVSYTNPWGDHDYFDDVETREDGGTPAFMQTIKIALCVLLKEQMGTGKIKAREDEINAVIFKTLESIPNLKILAPDHKSRLGIFSFYVDNVHFNMIVKLLNDRYGIQTRGGCSCAGTYGHFLLNVDQQKSKAIEKQIIEGCSVEKPGWVRLSIHPTITNKEVDFICKALKEVCANVEEWSNDYDYDAVQNDYKHKSAVSIEKDLVAAWFSDL, via the coding sequence ATGAATTCCTTAGAACAATACTTTGATCAATTTCGCAAGCATATAGTTGGGGTGGACCAAACCTTTAAATCACCCTATGGCGAACAACAATTAATTTATACAGATTGGACAGCTAGTGGACGATTGTATAGACCAATAGAAGAAAAATTATTAAATGATTTTGGCCCTTTTGTAGCCAACACTCATACGGAAACATCTACCAGTGGAGCTGCCATGACTTTGGCTTACCACGAAGCTAGAAAGATTATTAAAAGCCATGTAAATGCAGATGCTAACGATGTCTTAATTACAGAAGGATCTGGAATGACAGGTGTTGTAAACAAGTTTCAACGTATTTTAGGGCTTAAAGTAACCGAAAGCTTAAAAGAATATACAGAGATTCCAGATAGTCTAAGACCGATTGTTTTTGTCTCTCATATGGAGCACCATTCCAATCAAACTTCTTGGTTAGAAACGATTGCTGATGTAGTGGTAATTCCCTGTGATCAACAAGGGCTTATTTGTTTAGATAGTTTTGATAAGATTATCAAAGAGCACGAAGATAGACCCATTAAAATAGCTTCAGTAACAGCTTGTTCTAATGTTACTGGAATCAAGACAAACTATCATCAAATAGCAAAGATTATACATAATTATAATGGTTTGTGTTTTGTAGATTTTGCATGTTCTGCACCTTATGTAGATATCAATATGCATCCAGAAGATCCAGAGGCTTATCTCGATGCTATTTTCTTTTCACCTCACAAGTTTCTTGGAGGTCCAGGAACTTCTGGAGTGTTAATTTTTAATAAGAAACTGTATAAAAATTTGGTACCAGACAATCCAGGAGGAGGTACGGTTAGTTATACAAACCCTTGGGGAGATCACGACTATTTTGACGATGTAGAAACCAGAGAAGATGGTGGAACTCCAGCTTTTATGCAAACCATTAAAATTGCACTTTGTGTTTTGTTAAAAGAGCAGATGGGTACAGGTAAAATTAAGGCTAGAGAAGATGAAATTAACGCTGTAATTTTTAAAACTTTAGAGTCTATTCCTAATTTAAAAATATTAGCTCCCGATCATAAAAGCCGTTTGGGGATCTTTTCTTTTTATGTTGATAATGTACACTTTAATATGATCGTAAAGTTATTAAACGATCGTTATGGAATCCAAACAAGAGGAGGATGTTCTTGTGCAGGTACTTATGGACATTTCTTATTAAATGTAGACCAACAAAAGTCAAAAGCCATAGAAAAGCAAATTATAGAAGGTTGTTCAGTAGAAAAACCAGGATGGGTTCGTTTGTCAATACATCCAACCATTACAAATAAAGAGGTTGATTTTATTTGCAAAGCTTTAAAAGAAGTTTGCGCAAATGTAGAGGAGTGGTCAAATGATTATGACTATGATGCTGTGCAAAACGACTATAAACACAAGAGTGCCGTTTCTATAGAGAAAGATTTGGTTGCAGCTTGGTTTTCAGATTTGTAA